The following proteins are encoded in a genomic region of Mycobacterium sp. 155:
- a CDS encoding restriction endonuclease, whose translation MSYDEHEFDLKALSGLQFEQLVAALLAQERVPVEAISRGQLDGGVDLVVHREDGSRQFVIVKHAATRTISRQTIAEVARLRDQYGLGTTGLFATSGMVSASSRQLLSDSGISVWDGAAIAAKLSESGPIRNAYASVRHADDVLASLSTVAGKSRSATALTVAEELAAIPPGRTHWRDYERVGSRILTDVFLPELGAPSPQYRSDDGLDIMDAVYPIRSQNGPWARARAEYGSRFVVAEFKNYSEPVGADSVRQIHRYLWRKAFRTFGLLVSRHDPSEEARAQRRRAWLGDEGAHALIVFISDDDLIGMADLASQNRNPFDVIDAQLEDFFIGLNP comes from the coding sequence GTGAGCTATGACGAGCACGAGTTCGATCTGAAGGCGCTGTCCGGACTGCAATTCGAGCAGCTGGTCGCAGCACTGTTGGCCCAAGAGAGAGTGCCCGTAGAGGCGATCAGCAGAGGCCAACTGGACGGGGGCGTTGATCTGGTTGTACATCGAGAAGACGGGAGTCGCCAGTTCGTAATCGTGAAACATGCAGCCACCCGGACCATCTCACGCCAAACGATCGCTGAGGTAGCGCGGCTACGGGACCAGTACGGTTTGGGTACAACTGGTCTGTTCGCCACGTCTGGAATGGTCTCTGCGTCGAGTCGGCAACTGCTGAGCGACTCAGGTATTTCGGTGTGGGACGGCGCTGCTATAGCCGCGAAGCTGTCCGAATCTGGGCCGATCCGGAACGCGTATGCGTCGGTGCGACACGCTGACGATGTGCTCGCTTCGCTGAGCACGGTGGCGGGCAAGTCACGCTCTGCGACTGCGCTGACGGTTGCCGAAGAGTTGGCAGCGATTCCTCCTGGTAGGACGCACTGGCGAGACTACGAGCGGGTGGGTTCGCGGATACTCACGGACGTCTTCCTTCCGGAACTCGGCGCTCCCAGCCCCCAATATCGCTCCGATGATGGTCTCGACATCATGGATGCGGTGTACCCGATCCGGTCGCAAAACGGACCATGGGCACGGGCAAGGGCAGAGTACGGCAGTCGGTTCGTGGTTGCAGAGTTCAAGAACTACTCAGAGCCGGTCGGCGCGGACTCAGTGCGACAAATACATCGCTACCTATGGCGCAAGGCATTCAGGACGTTCGGGCTCCTGGTATCACGCCACGACCCATCCGAGGAGGCACGTGCGCAGCGCCGTCGGGCATGGCTCGGCGACGAGGGTGCTCACGCGCTGATTGTGTTCATCAGTGACGACGACTTGATCGGGATGGCGGACTTGGCCAGTCAAAATCGCAATCCGTTCGACGTGATCGACGCTCAGCTCGAAGACTTCTTTATAGGATTGAACCCATGA
- a CDS encoding YbhB/YbcL family Raf kinase inhibitor-like protein, giving the protein MSDSPYDKLPQLPTFTLTSESVTDGQPLANDQLSGIFGAGGNDVSPQLRWSGFPEETKSFAVTVYDPDAPTLSGFWHWAVADLPVSVTSLPADAGNGDALPGGAVTLTNDGGLKRFLGAAPPAGHGPHRYYIAVHALPVESLELPEGATPAYLGFNLFGQAIARAVIHGTYEQK; this is encoded by the coding sequence GTGAGTGATTCGCCGTACGACAAACTGCCGCAGCTGCCGACGTTCACGCTGACCTCCGAATCGGTCACCGACGGGCAGCCGCTGGCCAACGACCAGCTCAGTGGCATCTTCGGAGCCGGCGGCAACGATGTATCGCCACAGCTGAGATGGTCGGGATTCCCCGAAGAGACCAAGAGTTTCGCAGTGACGGTGTACGACCCGGATGCGCCCACACTGTCGGGCTTTTGGCACTGGGCGGTCGCGGACCTGCCGGTCAGCGTCACCTCTCTGCCCGCCGATGCCGGCAACGGCGACGCGTTGCCGGGCGGTGCGGTCACGCTCACCAACGACGGGGGCCTCAAGCGGTTCCTGGGTGCGGCCCCGCCGGCCGGACACGGCCCGCACCGCTACTACATCGCCGTGCACGCGTTGCCCGTCGAGTCGCTTGAGCTACCCGAGGGCGCTACGCCGGCGTACCTGGGCTTCAACCTGTTCGGCCAGGCTATCGCCCGCGCCGTCATCCACGGCACCTACGAGCAGAAGTAG
- a CDS encoding alpha/beta fold hydrolase, with protein MTIANLTEHTVTVTGKPIFYAETGTGPAVVMLHGGGPGASGVSNYSRNIDALAQHYRVIVPDMPGYGRSVKGVDQSDPFGYLADMIRGLLDHLGIDTAHLIGNSYGGAAALRLALDTPHRVDKLVLMGPGGIGTTKGLPTAGLNSLLGYYGGDGPSRDKLDAFIRTYLVYDGASVPDELIDLRYEASIDPDVVADPPLRRPSGPFALRTLWRMDLTRDSRLKTLQTPTLVLWGRDDKVNKPAGGPMLLDAMPHAELVMTSQTGHWMQWERAELFNQLVTDFLSSARVFAP; from the coding sequence ATGACCATCGCCAACCTCACCGAACACACCGTCACTGTTACCGGCAAACCGATCTTCTACGCCGAAACCGGCACCGGGCCGGCAGTGGTCATGCTGCACGGCGGCGGCCCCGGCGCCTCAGGGGTGTCGAACTACTCCCGCAACATCGACGCCCTGGCCCAGCACTACCGCGTCATCGTGCCCGATATGCCCGGCTACGGCCGCTCGGTCAAGGGAGTCGACCAGTCCGACCCCTTCGGCTATCTCGCCGACATGATCCGCGGCTTGCTCGATCACCTCGGCATCGACACCGCGCACCTCATCGGCAACTCCTACGGCGGTGCGGCCGCCCTGCGCCTGGCCCTGGACACCCCGCACCGGGTGGACAAGCTGGTGCTGATGGGTCCCGGTGGTATCGGCACCACGAAAGGGCTTCCTACCGCCGGGCTGAACAGTCTGCTGGGGTACTACGGCGGCGACGGCCCCAGCCGCGACAAACTCGACGCGTTCATCCGCACCTACCTCGTCTACGACGGTGCCTCGGTGCCCGACGAGTTGATCGACCTGCGCTACGAAGCCTCCATCGACCCCGACGTGGTGGCCGACCCGCCGCTGCGCCGCCCGTCCGGGCCGTTCGCGCTGCGGACCTTGTGGCGCATGGATCTGACCCGTGACTCCCGGCTCAAGACGCTGCAGACTCCCACACTGGTGCTGTGGGGCCGCGACGACAAGGTCAACAAGCCTGCCGGTGGCCCCATGCTGCTCGACGCCATGCCCCACGCCGAACTGGTCATGACCTCGCAGACCGGTCACTGGATGCAGTGGGAACGCGCCGAACTATTCAACCAGCTCGTCACCGACTTCCTCTCCTCGGCAAGGGTTTTCGCGCCGTGA
- a CDS encoding amidohydrolase family protein: MIRIDTHHHAIPPFYRDALRNKGIDDAGGRALPEWSPEASLRTMDELGVATAILSVSTPGTTFLPNPSDAAALARDLNDYGAQLVADNPARFGFFATIPMPNIGEAVTEATRALDTLHADGLVLLANNAGTYLGQEGQDDLWTVLNDRSAVVFIHPADLPGPTIPGVLPFAADFLLDTTRASYLLVRNGIRRKYPDIKFILSHAGGFVPYASHRMALAITGDTGASPTDSLDDFASFYFDTALSSSAAALPTLLAFAKPSHITFGSDWPFAPLAASKLFAAGLETYPAIDTPTRRDIDRDNALALFPRLGTVPAPAPPAPLERIRHAASRTVMRRVARLINTR, translated from the coding sequence ATGATCCGTATCGACACCCACCACCACGCCATCCCGCCGTTCTACCGAGACGCACTGCGCAACAAGGGCATCGACGACGCCGGCGGCCGAGCCCTGCCCGAATGGAGCCCTGAAGCGTCCCTGCGCACGATGGACGAACTGGGCGTCGCCACCGCGATCTTGTCGGTGTCCACGCCGGGCACCACCTTCCTGCCCAACCCCAGCGACGCCGCCGCACTCGCACGCGACCTCAACGACTACGGCGCTCAACTCGTCGCCGACAACCCCGCACGATTCGGTTTCTTCGCCACCATCCCCATGCCGAACATCGGCGAAGCCGTCACCGAAGCCACCCGCGCTCTGGATACCTTGCACGCGGACGGACTGGTGCTACTGGCCAACAACGCGGGCACCTACCTCGGCCAGGAAGGACAAGACGACCTGTGGACCGTCCTCAACGACCGGTCCGCCGTCGTGTTCATCCATCCGGCGGACCTGCCCGGACCAACCATCCCCGGTGTCCTGCCCTTCGCCGCCGACTTCCTTCTCGACACCACTCGCGCGTCATATCTACTGGTGCGCAACGGAATACGGCGCAAGTATCCGGACATCAAGTTCATCCTCAGCCATGCCGGCGGATTCGTGCCCTATGCCAGCCACCGCATGGCCCTCGCCATCACCGGCGACACCGGCGCCAGCCCGACCGACAGCCTCGACGATTTCGCGAGCTTCTACTTCGACACAGCGCTATCCTCCAGCGCCGCAGCCCTGCCCACTCTGTTGGCCTTCGCCAAACCCAGCCACATCACGTTCGGCTCCGACTGGCCCTTCGCGCCGCTGGCCGCAAGCAAGCTCTTCGCGGCAGGGCTCGAAACGTACCCGGCGATCGACACTCCGACACGACGAGACATCGACCGGGACAACGCGCTCGCGCTGTTCCCCAGGCTCGGAACCGTCCCAGCGCCAGCGCCACCGGCACCACTCGAGCGCATCCGACATGCGGCCAGTCGAACGGTCATGCGGAGAGTCGCCAGACTCATCAACACTCGGTAA
- a CDS encoding quinone-dependent dihydroorotate dehydrogenase: MYSTLRRALFLVPPERVHVWVFALLRIATGPAALRRALRGRLAPSDPVLASTVFGVRFPGPMGLAAGFDKDGRGLTTWGALGFGYAEVGTVTAAAQPGNPQPRLFRLPEDRGLLNRMGFNNAGAGALAIRLARHTADVPIGVNIGKTKITPAGDAVEDYAQSARLLGSLASYVVVNVSSPNTPGLRDLQAVASLRPILAAVKAETTKPVLVKIAPDLSDADIDEIADLAVELELAGIVATNTTISRDGLVTPGVAELGAGGVSGPPVARRSAEVLRRLYRRVGDKLVLISVGGIETADDAWDRIVSGATLLQGYTGFIYGGGLWAKQIHDGIAARLHAGGFASLTDAVGSTISREQT; the protein is encoded by the coding sequence ATGTACAGCACGCTGCGGCGGGCGCTGTTCCTGGTGCCGCCGGAACGGGTCCATGTCTGGGTGTTCGCGCTGCTGCGCATCGCCACCGGCCCGGCGGCGTTGCGACGAGCGCTGCGCGGCCGGCTGGCACCGAGCGACCCGGTGCTGGCCAGCACGGTGTTCGGAGTGCGCTTCCCCGGCCCGATGGGTCTGGCGGCCGGGTTCGATAAGGACGGCCGCGGACTGACGACCTGGGGTGCGCTGGGCTTCGGGTACGCCGAAGTGGGCACCGTGACCGCAGCGGCACAGCCCGGTAACCCGCAGCCACGGTTGTTCCGCCTGCCCGAGGACCGCGGGCTGCTCAACCGGATGGGCTTCAACAACGCCGGTGCGGGCGCGTTGGCGATACGCCTGGCCCGGCACACCGCCGATGTACCGATCGGGGTGAACATCGGCAAGACCAAGATCACGCCGGCCGGGGACGCTGTCGAGGACTACGCGCAGAGCGCCCGACTGCTGGGCAGCCTGGCCTCTTACGTTGTGGTCAACGTCAGCTCACCCAATACCCCCGGGCTGCGCGACCTGCAGGCGGTGGCCTCGCTGCGGCCGATCCTGGCCGCGGTCAAGGCCGAGACGACAAAACCGGTGCTGGTCAAGATAGCACCCGACCTCTCCGACGCCGATATCGATGAAATCGCTGATTTGGCAGTCGAATTGGAGCTCGCCGGAATCGTCGCGACCAACACCACGATATCGCGGGACGGGTTGGTGACGCCGGGTGTGGCCGAACTCGGAGCCGGCGGCGTCTCCGGACCGCCGGTGGCCCGACGTTCGGCCGAGGTGCTGCGCCGGCTGTACCGGCGCGTGGGCGACAAGCTGGTGTTGATCAGCGTGGGCGGTATCGAGACCGCCGACGACGCCTGGGACCGGATCGTCTCAGGAGCCACGCTGCTGCAGGGCTACACCGGGTTCATCTATGGCGGCGGATTGTGGGCCAAGCAGATTCACGACGGCATTGCCGCGCGTCTGCACGCCGGCGGGTTCGCGTCACTCACCGACGCCGTGGGCTCGACCATCTCTCGCGAGCAGACGTGA
- a CDS encoding M20/M25/M40 family metallo-hydrolase, translated as MTVPVGSVDEVVDIVSALIRFDTSNTGDLATTKCEADCAEWVADRLREVGYTTEYVEAGAPGRGNVFARLPGADPQRGALMIHGHLDVVPAEPADWSVHPFSGAIKDGYVWGRGAVDMKDMVGMMIAVARHFKRAGIVPPRDLVFAFVSDEEHGGTYGANWLVDNRPDLFAGVTEAIGEVGGFSLTVPRKDGGERRLYLIETAEKGLSWMRLTARGRAGHGSMVHDDNAVTAIAGAVDRLGRHRFPLVLNDAVEQFLAAVSEETGYEFDVNSPDLDMAIEKLGGVARIVSATLRDTANPTMLKAGYKANVIPATAEAVVDCRVLPGRKAAFEREIDKLIGPDVTRSWERDLPSYETTFDGDLVDAMNAALLAVDPGARIVPYMLSGGTDAKSFQRLGIRCFGFTPLRLPPELDFAALFHGVDERVPIDALQFGAKVLEHFLTHC; from the coding sequence GTGACTGTCCCCGTGGGCAGCGTTGACGAGGTGGTTGACATCGTCAGCGCTCTGATCAGGTTCGATACCTCCAATACCGGCGATCTTGCCACGACCAAGTGCGAGGCGGACTGCGCTGAGTGGGTTGCTGACCGGCTTCGTGAGGTGGGCTACACCACCGAATACGTCGAAGCCGGTGCACCCGGGCGGGGCAACGTGTTCGCGCGGCTGCCCGGTGCCGATCCGCAGCGCGGGGCACTCATGATCCACGGGCACCTCGACGTAGTGCCCGCCGAACCGGCGGACTGGAGCGTGCACCCGTTCTCCGGCGCGATCAAAGACGGCTACGTGTGGGGCCGCGGTGCGGTCGACATGAAAGACATGGTCGGGATGATGATCGCCGTGGCCAGGCACTTCAAGCGGGCCGGCATCGTGCCGCCGCGCGACCTGGTGTTCGCGTTCGTCTCCGACGAGGAGCACGGCGGCACTTACGGTGCGAACTGGCTGGTGGACAACCGGCCGGACCTATTCGCCGGGGTGACCGAGGCGATCGGCGAGGTCGGCGGATTCTCGCTGACAGTTCCGCGCAAGGACGGCGGTGAGCGGCGGCTCTATCTCATCGAGACGGCCGAGAAGGGCCTGTCCTGGATGCGGTTGACTGCGCGGGGCCGGGCCGGCCACGGGTCGATGGTGCACGACGACAACGCTGTGACGGCGATTGCGGGCGCGGTCGACCGGCTCGGACGGCACCGCTTCCCGCTGGTTCTCAACGATGCCGTGGAGCAGTTCCTGGCCGCGGTGTCCGAAGAGACCGGATACGAATTCGACGTCAACTCCCCGGATCTCGACATGGCGATCGAGAAGCTCGGCGGGGTGGCGCGCATAGTCTCGGCGACCCTGCGTGACACCGCCAACCCGACGATGCTCAAGGCCGGATACAAGGCCAACGTCATACCGGCCACGGCCGAGGCGGTCGTGGACTGCCGTGTGCTGCCCGGTCGTAAGGCGGCGTTCGAGCGCGAGATCGACAAATTGATCGGCCCGGACGTCACCCGCAGCTGGGAGCGCGACCTGCCCTCCTACGAGACCACGTTCGACGGTGACCTGGTCGACGCGATGAACGCCGCGCTGCTGGCGGTGGATCCCGGGGCACGTATCGTGCCCTACATGCTCTCCGGTGGTACCGACGCAAAGTCGTTCCAGCGGTTGGGAATTCGCTGCTTTGGGTTCACCCCGCTACGGCTACCGCCGGAGTTGGACTTCGCCGCGCTGTTCCATGGGGTAGACGAGCGGGTGCCGATCGACGCACTACAGTTCGGCGCGAAGGTCCTCGAACATTTCTTGACGCACTGCTGA
- a CDS encoding VOC family protein — translation MIAHSVFGNVHLGYVVVETDRFADWHRFGRDAIGMHLDDTGGDVMRFRLDDHQCRFLLQRGPAEDVTALGWQLDDHDTFDEILRRVTRHGVPVTDGTAEEAALRGVERLVRVPGPNGLAQELFTRAHTANVPLTMISRGFVTGDSGMGHVAVMSKKPHQMRGYYDAVFDARLTDYIDETISGVKLKIRFLRVNERHHSIAIAAVNRLPLNPIRTRVQHLNIQATELDDVTAAYQRVKDLGFDMALSMGQHTNDRELSFYAMTPSGFEWEVGWNPIVIDENTFEPTTYQGISIWGHTPEGQTIIDKLHQFKTGVQSLLHREDSVPALAGAGIADN, via the coding sequence GTGATCGCCCACAGCGTCTTCGGCAACGTGCACCTGGGCTACGTCGTCGTGGAGACCGACCGCTTCGCCGACTGGCATCGATTCGGCCGCGACGCCATAGGCATGCACCTCGACGACACCGGGGGCGACGTCATGCGGTTCCGACTCGACGATCACCAATGCCGGTTCCTGCTGCAACGCGGACCCGCCGAGGACGTCACCGCGCTGGGCTGGCAACTCGACGACCACGACACCTTCGATGAGATCCTGCGCCGTGTCACCCGCCACGGCGTTCCGGTCACCGACGGCACCGCCGAGGAAGCTGCCCTGCGCGGGGTGGAACGCCTAGTGCGCGTCCCCGGGCCCAACGGCCTGGCCCAGGAACTGTTCACCCGCGCCCACACCGCCAACGTCCCGCTGACCATGATCAGTCGCGGCTTCGTCACGGGTGACTCCGGCATGGGCCACGTCGCGGTCATGTCGAAGAAGCCTCATCAGATGCGCGGCTATTACGACGCCGTGTTCGACGCCCGGCTCACCGACTACATCGACGAGACCATCAGCGGCGTCAAACTCAAGATCCGGTTCCTGCGGGTCAACGAGCGCCATCACTCCATCGCGATCGCCGCAGTGAACCGGTTGCCGCTCAACCCGATTCGCACCCGGGTCCAGCATCTCAACATCCAAGCCACCGAACTCGACGACGTGACCGCCGCCTATCAGCGCGTCAAAGACCTCGGCTTCGACATGGCGCTGTCGATGGGCCAGCACACCAACGACAGGGAACTGTCCTTCTACGCGATGACCCCGTCGGGATTCGAATGGGAAGTGGGGTGGAACCCGATCGTCATCGACGAAAACACGTTCGAACCCACCACCTACCAAGGCATCAGCATCTGGGGACACACCCCCGAAGGCCAGACCATCATCGACAAACTGCACCAGTTCAAAACCGGCGTCCAGTCGCTGCTGCACCGCGAAGACTCCGTGCCCGCCCTCGCAGGCGCCGGCATCGCCGACAACTAA